A window of the Erpetoichthys calabaricus chromosome 10, fErpCal1.3, whole genome shotgun sequence genome harbors these coding sequences:
- the zhx3b gene encoding zinc fingers and homeoboxes protein 3, protein MASKRKSTTPCMIPIKTVNLCAELEPAIEKPSIHPDSPLDAFSPSNDRCQDPQDSAHTPGEGAEQQRAVGSTFICPPCFFETPDLNMFLDHMSCSHPDFRTEPSFTCLNCEVSSKSYEALALHNARVHSILIAGGSFSEAVTWQVLKRDGHTTIEQTLILSDGPAGGRDFEISITKTPIMKMLKGKSEPKRIIVSHSAEDPDGGSNRVKKEAIITSTTAAAAAATPVIVSVTSTAGTGVANGAVGKMIQPSAVQLMNGSNAVPVVKTAITQVVSVVQNQSVQQPPPPPPPLPSLLAPTSPNLPKVMIPLSSIPTYNAAMDTNSFLKTSFSKFPYPTKAELCYLTVVTKYPEEQIKIWFTAQRLKQGISWSPEEIEDSRRKMFNTIIQAAPQPHHPHTITVLPASLGSGSIPHILQGNLVRPGGVIVTQSVMPNGIQLTSSPVSLAVTPKPQNSNKPQMAVKPNAGIIPDKVTAAVASTCSSSSSTSNSSTTSSSSTSSSSSTSSISTSSSSIIKVPGTLQPVVNVTPSTRTLPSSVLDPSFYKNKKSQEQLTALKQSFISNQFPEQDEVEQLTKITGLTTREVRKWFSDRRYHYRNLKGSRSLASLSSGGSGISMLDLADSPSSVAVSSSQPMHPGSMTLSRRGSRYQTPDFTAVRYKERDPQQIRALEASFAKNPEPSEEEVDRLRTDTKMTRREIDGWFSDRRKKAAVSMKQDQNEEGMSEEEDEEEEGPDGTALWHSKQQDGEDRQETASAVPKVNPIKINLKMLKVTESVNGKNDPQSTEVSPTPSTREESPKVATRVSPRSKKTPRQLHILKQFFARTQWPTSSQYDRMCARTGLPRPEVVRWFGDSRYVYKNGQLRWLEEYQRMAAMKVQAKKVQKVLEEHLSVHKSLKEEHIGQLKEASDLTEKEIREWFAKHNVEDREAEANSEKATGEKDGKPGMDKNTVTEITVHEEPGEQNTAEIVEPRPPSADQTKLEAE, encoded by the coding sequence ATGGCTAGTAAACGCAAATCCACCACTCCATGCATGATCCCCATCAAAACTGTGAACCTGTGTGCAGAGCTTGAGCCAGCAATTGAGAAACCCAGCATCCATCCGGATTCCCCCTTGGATGCATTTTCTCCCAGCAACGACAGATGTCAGGACCCCCAAGACTCGGCTCACACTCCTGGAGAAGGAGCGGAGCAGCAGCGGGCAGTAGGGAGCACTTTTATTTGCCCGCCGTGCTTCTTTGAGACTCCAGATCTCAATATGTTTTTAGATCACATGAGCTGCAGTCACCCAGACTTCAGGACTGAACCCAGCTTCACTTGCCTGAACTGTGAAGTCTCCTCCAAGAGCTATGAAGCACTGGCTTTGCACAATGCCCGTGTGCACTCCATCTTGATTGCGGGAGGAAGCTTTTCAGAAGCCGTGACATGGCAAGTGCTGAAAAGAGATGGACATACCACTATTGAACAGACTTTGATATTATCTGATGGGCCAGCAGGGGGACGAGATTTTGAGATTTCAATCACAAAAACCCCAATCATGAAGATGCTGAAGGGCAAATCTGAGCCGAAAAGAATCATTGTGTCGCATTCAGCAGAGGACCCTGATGGAGGAAGCAACAGAGTGAAAAAAGAAGCCATTATTACGagcacaacagcagcagcagcagcagcaacacccGTTATTGTTTCAGTGACTAGCACTGCCGGAACAGGAGTCGCAAATGGTGCTGTTGGCAAAATGATCCAGCCGTCAGCAGTACAGTTAATGAATGGTTCCAACGCAGTGCCTGTCGTCAAGACTGCCATTACACAAGTTGTATCCGTTGTCCAAAACCAAAGTGTGCAgcagcctcctcctcctcctcctcctcttccaagTTTGCTGGCACCCACCTCACCTAACCTTCCAAAAGTGATGATCCCCTTGAGTAGTATCCCAACATACAATGCTGCCATGGACACCAACAGTTTTCTCAAGACCTCCTTCAGCAAGTTTCCCTACCCTACCAAGGCTGAGCTGTGCTATCTCACCGTTGTCACAAAGTACCCCGAGGAGCAGATAAAAATCTGGTTCACAGCTCAACGGTTAAAGCAAGGCATCAGCTGGTCACCTGAAGAAATCGAGGATTCCCGGAGGAAGATGTTCAACACAATCATCCAGGCTGCACCTCAGCCCCACCACCCGCATACCATCACAGTCCTCCCTGCTTCCCTGGGGTCGGGGAGCATACCCCACATCCTCCAGGGAAACCTTGTGAGGCCAGGGGGTGTAATTGTCACGCAGTCCGTGATGCCAAATGGAATCCAACTCACCAGCTCTCCTGTATCCCTGGCCGTTACCCCAAAGCCCCAGAATTCAAACAAGCCTCAAATGGCTGTCAAACCAAATGCGGGCATAATACCAGACAAAGTAACGGCCGCAGTTGCCAGCAcctgcagcagcagcagttcTACTAGCAATAGCAGTACTACAAGCAGCAGTAGTACCAGTAGCAGCAGCAGTACTAGTAGCATCAGCACTAGCAGCAGTAGCATCATCAAAGTGCCTGGTACGCTGCAGCCCGTCGTCAATGTGACACCCAGCACTCGCACTCTTCCCAGCAGTGTACTTGACCCAAGCTTCTACAAGAATAAGAAATCACAGGAGCAACTGACAGCCCTGAAACAGAGCTTCATCAGCAACCAGTTCCCCGAACAAGATGAGGTGGAGCAGCTGACCAAGATCACGGGACTCACAACTCGCGAGGTGCGCAAATGGTTCAGCGACAGGCGCTACCATTATCGTAACCTGAAAGGTAGCCGCTCCTTGGCAAGTCTAAGCAGTGGAGGAAGTGGGATCTCGATGCTGGATCTTGCAGACAGTCCCAGTTCAGTTGCCGTTTCCTCTTCACAGCCGATGCACCCAGGGTCCATGACCCTTTCTCGCCGAGGTTCGCGATACCAGACCCCAGATTTTACTGCTGTCCGCTACAAGGAGAGGGACCCACAGCAAATTCGGGCTCTGGAGGCCAGCTTTGCAAAGAATCCTGAGccgtctgaagaagaggtggacCGCCTTAGGACAGACACCAAAATGACCCGTCGGGAAATTGATGGATGGTTTTCGGACCGCCGTAAAAAAGCTGCTGTCAGTATGAAGCAAGACCAGAATGAAGAAGGGATGAGTGAGGAAGAAGATGAGGAAGAGGAAGGGCCAGATGGGACAGCACTGTGGCACTCTAAACAGCAAGATGGTGAAGACCGACAAGAGACTGCATCAGCAGTGCCCAAGGTCAACCCCATTAAAATCAATCTCAAAATGTTGAAGGTGACAGAGTCGGTTAATGGGAAGAATGACCCACAGTCAACGGAGGTTAGCCCAACACCCTCAACACGGGAAGAAAGCCCAAAAGTGGCCACAAGGGTGTCTCCCCGTAGCAAAAAGACTCCCAGACAGCTGCATATCCTCAAGCAATTTTTTGCACGCACTCAGTGGCCCACTAGTTCTCAGTATGACCGCATGTGTGCTCGGACAGGTCTGCCTAGACCAGAGGTGGTGCGCTGGTTTGGCGATAGTCGCTACGTCTACAAAAATGGACAGCTGAGGTGGCTGGAGGAGTACCAGCGTATGGCAGCTATGAAAGTACAGGCCAAAAAAGTTCAAAAGGTACTAGAGGAGCACCTTTCTGTGCACAAGTCCCTCAAAGAAGAGCACATCGGCCAACTGAAGGAGGCAAGTGACCTAACAGAAAAGGAGATTCGAGAATGGTTTGCAAAACACAATGTGGAGGACAGAGAAGCTGAAGCTAATTCCGAGAAAGCGACGGGAGAAAAAGACGGGAAGCCAGGAATGGACAAAAATACAGTGACCGAGATTACGGTGCATGAAGAACCAGGAGAGCAAAACACTGCAGAGATCGTTGAACCCCGGCCACCGAGCGCAGATCAAACAAAGTTAG